The proteins below are encoded in one region of Streptomyces ficellus:
- a CDS encoding N-acyl homoserine lactonase family protein, which yields MARVDIRRLDLGYFVRSAAEAGTPHPRVEPVLAYLVRHPDGLLLFDTGVGEGDPGAEARYRPRRRGLVEALAAEGVRPEDVDVVVNCHLHFDHCGGNPLLAGRPVLVQREELATARAGDYTIDALVDFPGARYEELDGEAEVWPGVRVVPTPGHTDGHQSLVVTGRRGTVVLAGQAYDCASQYASDEMARAAGCPDVPVPEWLERLAAFGPRRVLFAHDRSVWEGDAAARG from the coding sequence GCATCCTCGGGTGGAGCCGGTGCTCGCGTATCTCGTGCGGCACCCCGACGGGCTGCTGCTGTTCGACACCGGCGTGGGGGAGGGCGACCCCGGGGCGGAGGCGCGGTACCGGCCGCGGCGGCGGGGGCTGGTCGAGGCGCTCGCCGCGGAGGGGGTCCGGCCGGAGGACGTCGACGTGGTGGTGAACTGCCACCTCCACTTCGACCACTGCGGGGGCAACCCGCTGCTGGCGGGCCGCCCCGTCCTGGTCCAGCGCGAGGAGCTGGCCACGGCGCGGGCCGGCGACTACACGATCGACGCCCTGGTCGACTTCCCCGGTGCGCGGTACGAGGAGCTGGACGGCGAGGCGGAGGTGTGGCCCGGTGTCCGGGTCGTACCGACGCCCGGGCACACGGACGGGCACCAGTCGCTGGTGGTGACCGGACGGCGGGGCACGGTGGTGCTCGCGGGGCAGGCGTACGACTGCGCGTCGCAGTACGCGTCCGACGAGATGGCGCGGGCGGCCGGGTGCCCGGACGTACCCGTACCGGAGTGGCTGGAGCGGCTGGCCGCGTTCGGGCCGCGGCGGGTGCTGTTCGCGCACGACCGGTCGGTGTGGGAAGGGGACGCGGCGGCGCGCGGGTAG
- the pdxS gene encoding pyridoxal 5'-phosphate synthase lyase subunit PdxS: MSSTSTPQSPETGTARVKRGMAEQLKGGVIMDVVNAEQAKIAEDAGAVAVMALERVPADIRKDGGVARMSDPNMIEEIIDAVSIPVMAKSRIGHFVEAQVLQSLGVDYIDESEVLTPADEVNHSDKFAFTTPFVCGATNLGEALRRIAEGAAMIRSKGEAGTGNVVEAVRHLRQIKNEIAKLRGFDNNELYAAAKELRAPYELVKEVSELGKLPVVLFSAGGVATPADAALMRQLGAEGVFVGSGIFKSGDPAKRAAAIVKATTFYDDPKIIADASRNLGEAMVGINCDTLPETERYANRGW, from the coding sequence GTGTCCAGCACCAGCACCCCGCAGTCCCCCGAGACCGGCACCGCCCGCGTCAAGCGCGGCATGGCCGAGCAGCTCAAGGGCGGCGTGATCATGGACGTGGTCAACGCCGAGCAGGCCAAGATCGCCGAGGACGCCGGCGCCGTCGCCGTCATGGCCCTGGAGCGGGTCCCGGCCGACATCCGCAAGGACGGCGGCGTGGCCCGGATGTCCGACCCGAACATGATCGAGGAGATCATCGACGCGGTCTCCATCCCGGTCATGGCCAAGTCCCGCATCGGCCACTTCGTCGAGGCCCAGGTCCTCCAGTCGCTGGGCGTGGACTACATCGACGAGTCCGAGGTCCTCACCCCGGCCGACGAGGTCAACCACAGCGACAAGTTCGCGTTCACGACCCCGTTCGTGTGCGGTGCCACCAACCTGGGCGAGGCGCTGCGCCGCATCGCCGAGGGCGCGGCCATGATCCGCTCCAAGGGCGAGGCCGGCACCGGCAACGTCGTCGAGGCCGTCCGCCACCTGCGCCAGATCAAGAACGAGATCGCCAAGCTGCGCGGCTTCGACAACAACGAGCTGTACGCCGCCGCCAAGGAGCTGCGCGCCCCCTACGAGCTCGTCAAGGAGGTCAGCGAGCTCGGCAAGCTGCCGGTCGTGCTGTTCTCCGCCGGTGGTGTCGCCACCCCGGCCGACGCCGCGCTGATGCGCCAGCTCGGTGCCGAGGGCGTCTTCGTCGGCTCCGGCATCTTCAAGTCCGGCGACCCGGCCAAGCGCGCCGCCGCCATCGTGAAGGCCACCACCTTCTACGACGACCCGAAGATCATCGCGGACGCCTCCCGCAACCTGGGCGAGGCCATGGTCGGCATCAACTGCGACACCCTCCCCGAGACCGAGCGCTACGCCAACCGGGGCTGGTGA
- the pdxT gene encoding pyridoxal 5'-phosphate synthase glutaminase subunit PdxT, producing MSTPLIGVLALQGDVREHLIALAAADAVARPVRRPEELAEVDGLVIPGGESTTISKLAELFGLMEPLRERIAAGMPVYGTCAGLIMLADKILDPRSGQETLGGIDMIVRRNAFGRQNESFEAAVEVAGVEGGPVEGVFIRAPWVESVGARAEVVAEHDGHIVAVRQGNALATSFHPELTGDHRVHALFVDMVRAAG from the coding sequence ATGAGCACCCCGCTCATCGGTGTCCTCGCCCTCCAGGGCGACGTACGCGAGCACCTGATCGCCCTGGCCGCGGCGGACGCCGTGGCCAGGCCGGTCCGGCGTCCCGAGGAGCTGGCCGAGGTCGACGGCCTGGTCATCCCGGGCGGCGAGTCGACCACCATCTCCAAGCTGGCCGAACTCTTCGGCCTGATGGAGCCGCTGCGCGAGCGCATCGCGGCGGGCATGCCCGTGTACGGCACGTGCGCCGGCCTGATCATGCTCGCCGACAAGATCCTCGACCCGCGTTCGGGCCAGGAGACGCTCGGCGGCATCGACATGATCGTCCGCCGTAACGCCTTCGGACGTCAGAACGAGTCCTTCGAGGCGGCCGTCGAGGTCGCCGGGGTCGAGGGCGGACCGGTGGAGGGCGTCTTCATCCGGGCGCCCTGGGTCGAGTCGGTGGGCGCCCGCGCCGAGGTCGTCGCCGAGCACGACGGTCACATCGTCGCCGTACGCCAGGGCAACGCCCTCGCCACGTCGTTCCACCCGGAACTGACCGGCGACCACCGGGTGCACGCCCTGTTCGTCGACATGGTGCGCGCGGCGGGCTGA
- a CDS encoding YebC/PmpR family DNA-binding transcriptional regulator — translation MSGHSKWATTKHKKAVIDAKRGKLFAKLIKNIEVAARTGGGDPDGNPTLYDAIQKAKKSSVPNKNIDSAVKRGAGLEAGGADYETIMYEGYGPNGVAVLIECLTDNRNRAASDVRVAMTRNGGSMADPGSVSYLFNRKGVVIVPKGELSEDDVLGAVLDAGAEEVNDLGESFEVLSEATDLVAVRTALQEAGIDYDSADANFVPTMQVELDEDGARKIFKLIDALEDSDDVQNVFANFDVSDDVMAKVDA, via the coding sequence ATGTCCGGCCACTCTAAATGGGCTACGACGAAGCACAAGAAGGCCGTGATCGACGCCAAGCGCGGCAAGCTCTTCGCGAAGCTGATCAAGAACATCGAGGTCGCGGCCCGCACCGGCGGCGGCGACCCCGACGGCAACCCCACGCTCTACGACGCCATCCAGAAGGCGAAGAAGAGCTCGGTCCCGAACAAGAACATCGACTCCGCGGTCAAGCGCGGTGCCGGCCTGGAGGCCGGTGGCGCCGACTACGAGACGATCATGTACGAGGGTTACGGCCCCAACGGTGTCGCGGTGCTCATCGAGTGCCTCACCGACAACCGCAACCGCGCCGCCTCCGACGTCCGCGTCGCGATGACCCGCAACGGCGGTTCGATGGCCGACCCGGGCTCGGTGTCGTACCTGTTCAACCGCAAGGGCGTGGTGATCGTCCCCAAGGGTGAGCTGTCCGAGGACGACGTCCTGGGGGCGGTCCTGGACGCGGGCGCCGAGGAGGTCAACGACCTCGGTGAGAGCTTCGAGGTCCTCAGCGAGGCCACCGACCTGGTCGCGGTCCGCACCGCCCTCCAGGAGGCCGGCATCGACTACGACTCGGCGGACGCCAACTTCGTCCCGACCATGCAGGTCGAGCTGGACGAGGACGGCGCGCGCAAGATCTTCAAGCTGATCGACGCGCTGGAGGACAGCGACGACGTGCAGAACGTCTTCGCCAACTTCGACGTCTCCGACGACGTCATGGCGAAGGTCGACGCCTGA
- the ruvC gene encoding crossover junction endodeoxyribonuclease RuvC, with protein MRVLGVDPGLTRCGVGVVEGVAGRPLTMLGVGVVRTPADAETGPRLVAIEQGIEHWLDEHRPGLVAVERVFSQHNVRTVMGTAQASAVAILCASRRGIPVALHTPSEVKAAVTGSGRADKAQVGAMVTRLLRLSAPPKPADAADALALAICHIWRAPAQNRLQQAVAAQRAMKGRTA; from the coding sequence GTGCGCGTCCTCGGGGTGGACCCGGGCCTGACCCGGTGCGGAGTCGGCGTCGTCGAAGGCGTCGCCGGGCGCCCGTTGACCATGCTCGGCGTGGGTGTCGTCCGCACACCGGCCGACGCGGAGACGGGACCGCGCCTCGTCGCCATCGAGCAGGGCATCGAGCACTGGCTGGACGAGCACCGGCCCGGACTGGTCGCGGTGGAGCGGGTGTTCAGCCAGCACAATGTGCGGACGGTGATGGGCACCGCCCAGGCCAGCGCGGTCGCCATCCTGTGCGCCTCCCGGCGCGGGATCCCCGTCGCGCTGCACACGCCGAGCGAGGTGAAGGCCGCCGTCACCGGCAGCGGTCGCGCCGACAAGGCCCAGGTCGGGGCGATGGTCACCCGGCTGCTCCGGCTCTCCGCCCCGCCGAAACCGGCCGACGCCGCCGACGCCCTCGCCCTCGCCATCTGCCACATCTGGCGGGCCCCCGCCCAGAACCGGCTCCAGCAGGCCGTCGCCGCACAACGAGCCATGAAAGGCCGAACCGCATGA
- the ruvA gene encoding Holliday junction branch migration protein RuvA has product MIAFVSGPVAALAPTTAVIEVGGVGMAVQCAPNTLSGLRVGQEARLATSLVVREDSLTLYGFADDDERQVFELLQTASGVGPRLAQAMLAVHTPDALRVAVASGDEKALTAVPGIGKKGAQKLLLELKDRLGEPVGAHIGRQGIGTAVTASWRDQLHAALIGLGYATREADEAVAAVTPQAEAAGAEPQVGPLLKAALQTLNRTR; this is encoded by the coding sequence ATGATCGCCTTCGTGAGCGGCCCCGTCGCCGCGCTCGCCCCGACCACCGCCGTCATCGAGGTCGGCGGCGTCGGCATGGCCGTCCAGTGCGCGCCGAACACCCTGTCCGGGCTGAGGGTCGGTCAGGAAGCCCGGCTGGCCACGTCCTTGGTCGTACGGGAGGACTCGCTGACCCTGTACGGCTTCGCCGACGACGACGAGCGGCAGGTATTCGAGCTCCTGCAGACCGCCAGCGGGGTCGGGCCCCGGCTGGCCCAGGCCATGCTCGCGGTGCACACCCCCGACGCGCTGCGCGTCGCGGTGGCCTCCGGCGACGAGAAGGCGCTCACCGCGGTGCCGGGCATCGGCAAGAAGGGCGCGCAAAAGCTGCTGCTCGAACTGAAGGACAGGCTCGGCGAGCCCGTCGGCGCCCACATCGGCAGGCAGGGGATCGGCACCGCGGTCACCGCGTCCTGGCGCGACCAGCTGCACGCCGCGCTGATCGGCCTCGGGTACGCCACGCGCGAGGCGGACGAGGCGGTGGCCGCCGTCACCCCGCAGGCCGAGGCGGCGGGCGCCGAGCCGCAGGTCGGCCCCCTCCTCAAAGCCGCCCTCCAGACCCTGAACCGCACCCGGTGA
- the ruvB gene encoding Holliday junction branch migration DNA helicase RuvB: MNAYDDTTSTPAADRLVGASADGEDQAVEAALRPKSLDEFVGQERVREQLDLVLKAALARGATADHVLLSGAPGLGKTTLSMIIAAEMGAPIRITSGPAIQHAGDLAAILSSLQEGEVLFLDEIHRMSRPAEEMLYMAMEDFRVDVIVGKGPGATAIPLELPPFTLVGATTRAGLLPPPLRDRFGFTAHMEFYAPAELERVIHRSAQLLDVGIETDGAAEIAGRSRGTPRIANRLLRRVRDYAQVKADGLITRDIAATALKVYEVDERGLDRLDRAVLGALLKLFGGGPVGLSTLAVAVGEERETVEEVAEPFLVREGLLARTPRGRVATPAAWAHLGLVPPQAGGPGSGQQGLFGA, translated from the coding sequence GTGAACGCGTACGACGACACCACCAGCACACCGGCCGCCGACCGGCTCGTCGGGGCGTCCGCCGACGGGGAGGACCAGGCCGTCGAGGCGGCCCTGCGCCCCAAGTCGCTCGACGAGTTCGTCGGCCAGGAGCGGGTCCGCGAGCAGCTGGACCTGGTCCTCAAGGCCGCCCTGGCGCGCGGCGCCACCGCCGACCACGTCCTGCTGTCCGGCGCCCCCGGCCTCGGCAAGACCACCCTGTCCATGATCATCGCGGCGGAGATGGGCGCGCCCATCCGCATCACCTCCGGCCCCGCCATCCAGCACGCCGGGGACCTCGCCGCGATCCTCTCGTCCCTCCAGGAGGGAGAGGTCCTCTTCCTCGACGAGATCCACCGGATGTCCCGGCCCGCCGAGGAAATGCTGTACATGGCGATGGAGGACTTCCGTGTCGACGTCATCGTCGGCAAGGGCCCCGGCGCCACCGCCATCCCGCTGGAGCTGCCGCCCTTCACCCTCGTCGGCGCCACCACCCGCGCCGGCCTCCTGCCGCCCCCGCTGCGTGACCGGTTCGGCTTCACCGCGCACATGGAGTTCTACGCCCCGGCCGAGCTGGAGCGGGTCATCCACCGCTCCGCCCAGCTCCTCGACGTCGGGATCGAGACCGACGGCGCCGCCGAGATCGCCGGGCGCTCCCGGGGCACGCCCCGTATCGCCAACCGCCTGCTGCGCCGCGTCCGCGACTACGCGCAGGTCAAGGCCGACGGCCTGATCACCCGGGACATCGCCGCCACCGCCCTCAAGGTGTACGAGGTGGACGAGCGGGGCCTGGACCGGCTGGACCGGGCGGTGCTCGGAGCCCTGCTGAAGCTCTTCGGCGGCGGGCCGGTCGGCCTGTCGACCCTCGCCGTCGCGGTGGGGGAGGAGCGCGAGACGGTCGAGGAGGTGGCCGAGCCGTTCCTCGTCAGGGAGGGCCTGCTGGCCCGCACGCCCCGTGGCCGGGTCGCCACACCCGCCGCATGGGCGCATCTCGGCCTCGTACCGCCGCAGGCGGGAGGCCCGGGAAGCGGACAACAGGGTCTCTTCGGGGCGTGA
- the yajC gene encoding preprotein translocase subunit YajC produces the protein MSIVTLLPFIVLIGAMFLMTRSAKKKQQQAVEMRNQMQPGTGVRTIGGMYATVKEVGDDTVLLEVAPGVHAVYAKNAVGAVLDDEEYNRIVHGDGDLKTDAPVVPDDASSLTAEDAVVADDAKIDLGKKDAAEGETAPEAKDAKADEKSDGDTDAK, from the coding sequence GTGAGTATCGTGACTCTCCTGCCGTTCATCGTCCTCATCGGGGCCATGTTCCTGATGACCCGCTCTGCGAAGAAGAAGCAGCAGCAGGCGGTGGAAATGCGCAACCAGATGCAGCCCGGAACCGGCGTACGGACGATCGGGGGGATGTACGCCACCGTCAAGGAGGTCGGCGACGACACGGTTCTCCTGGAGGTCGCTCCAGGGGTCCACGCCGTGTACGCCAAGAACGCCGTCGGCGCCGTCCTCGACGACGAGGAGTACAACCGCATCGTCCACGGTGACGGTGACCTGAAGACCGACGCCCCCGTCGTGCCGGACGACGCCTCCTCGCTCACCGCGGAGGACGCCGTCGTGGCCGACGACGCGAAGATCGACCTGGGCAAGAAGGACGCGGCCGAGGGCGAGACCGCTCCCGAGGCCAAGGACGCCAAGGCCGACGAGAAGAGCGACGGCGACACCGACGCGAAGTAA
- the secD gene encoding protein translocase subunit SecD, producing the protein MAAPKKGRGPATGGQGKPGRTLALILIAIGALIGGMFWSGDTTPRLGIDLAGGTSITLRAENQPGKPDSINNTNMQTAIGIIERRVNGLGVSESEVQQQGERHIIVNIPRATDSEKAQKQVGTTAELYFRPVLAVTGSAPLPEPSTGTSPSAKPSAKPGDKASSTPSPKASATTQGRAVPEALKKDESPSPKASTPEKPAATPAPQPSASGAAAVAALEKQFTALDCTPKKGTKEVPNPAQNADPAKPTVACGTEGDAKYILGPAEVAGTDVDEAQGVLDPQRGRWIVQLGFTDAGTKKFAATTGKLASQVQPQNQFAITLDGQVVSAPSVSSAIGGGSAEISGSFDQASATDLANILSYGALPLSFEQESVTTVTAALGGEQLKAGLIAGAIGLALVVIYLVVYYRGLSIIALLSLLVSAVLTYALMSLLGPAIGFALNLPAVCGAIVAIGITADSFIVYFERVRDEIREGRTLRPAVERGWPRARRTILVSDFVSFLAAAVLFIVTVGKVQGFAFTLGLTTLLDVVVVFFFTKPLMTLMARTKFFSSGHPWSGLDPKRLGAKPPLRRSRRVSATTEPKEA; encoded by the coding sequence GTGGCAGCACCCAAGAAGGGCCGAGGCCCGGCGACGGGGGGGCAGGGCAAGCCGGGGCGCACCCTGGCCCTGATCCTGATCGCCATCGGCGCCTTGATCGGAGGGATGTTCTGGTCGGGCGACACCACCCCGCGCCTGGGCATCGACCTCGCCGGTGGTACGAGCATCACGCTCCGCGCCGAGAACCAGCCCGGCAAGCCGGACTCCATCAACAACACCAACATGCAGACGGCGATTGGCATCATCGAACGCCGTGTCAATGGTCTGGGTGTCTCGGAGTCCGAGGTTCAGCAGCAGGGCGAGCGGCACATCATCGTCAACATCCCGAGGGCGACCGACTCCGAGAAGGCCCAGAAGCAGGTCGGCACCACCGCCGAGCTGTACTTCCGCCCGGTCCTGGCCGTCACCGGCAGCGCGCCGCTCCCCGAGCCGTCCACGGGCACCTCGCCGAGTGCCAAGCCGAGCGCCAAGCCCGGTGACAAGGCCTCGTCGACGCCCTCGCCCAAGGCGAGCGCCACCACCCAGGGCCGTGCCGTCCCCGAGGCCCTGAAGAAGGACGAGTCGCCGAGCCCCAAGGCGAGCACCCCCGAGAAGCCGGCCGCCACGCCGGCCCCGCAGCCCTCCGCCTCCGGCGCGGCTGCCGTCGCCGCGCTGGAGAAGCAGTTCACCGCGCTGGACTGCACGCCGAAGAAGGGCACCAAGGAGGTGCCCAACCCGGCGCAGAACGCCGACCCGGCCAAGCCGACCGTGGCCTGTGGCACCGAGGGTGACGCCAAGTACATCCTCGGCCCGGCCGAGGTCGCGGGCACCGACGTCGACGAGGCCCAGGGCGTCCTCGACCCGCAGCGTGGCCGGTGGATCGTCCAGCTCGGCTTCACCGACGCGGGCACCAAGAAGTTCGCGGCCACCACCGGCAAGCTCGCAAGCCAGGTCCAGCCGCAGAACCAGTTCGCGATCACCCTCGACGGCCAGGTCGTCTCCGCCCCGTCGGTGAGCAGCGCCATCGGCGGCGGCAGCGCCGAGATCTCCGGCAGCTTCGACCAGGCGTCGGCCACCGATCTCGCGAACATCCTGTCCTACGGCGCGCTTCCCCTCTCGTTCGAGCAGGAGAGCGTCACCACCGTCACCGCCGCGCTCGGCGGTGAGCAGCTCAAGGCCGGTCTCATCGCGGGCGCCATCGGCCTCGCGCTGGTCGTGATCTACCTGGTCGTCTACTACCGCGGCCTGTCGATCATCGCCCTCCTCAGCCTCCTGGTCTCGGCGGTCCTCACCTACGCCCTGATGTCACTGCTCGGTCCGGCCATCGGCTTCGCGCTGAACCTGCCGGCCGTCTGTGGTGCGATCGTGGCCATCGGCATCACCGCGGACTCCTTCATCGTGTACTTCGAACGCGTACGGGACGAGATCCGCGAGGGCCGCACCCTGCGGCCCGCCGTCGAGCGGGGCTGGCCCCGCGCGCGGCGCACCATCCTCGTCTCCGACTTCGTGTCGTTCCTCGCCGCCGCGGTGCTGTTCATCGTGACCGTCGGCAAGGTGCAGGGCTTCGCGTTCACGCTGGGTCTGACGACCCTCCTCGACGTGGTCGTGGTGTTCTTCTTCACCAAGCCGCTGATGACGCTGATGGCCCGTACGAAGTTCTTCAGCAGCGGCCACCCCTGGTCCGGTCTGGACCCCAAGCGGCTGGGAGCCAAGCCCCCGCTGCGCCGCTCGCGGCGTGTCTCCGCCACCACCGAACCGAAGGAGGCGTGA
- the secF gene encoding protein translocase subunit SecF: MSRLGSLGARLYRGEVGYDFVGKRMLWYGVSILITITAVVGLAVQGLNMGIEFKGGVVVTTPKLSVSTEEARDTAEEISGHIPIVQELGSGGLRIQISDVSTSESNKIKTELASDLGVATNDLNVDVVGPSWGEQIANKAWMGLGIFMVLVVVYLAIAFEWRMAVAALIALIHDLTITVGIYALVGFEVTPGTVIGLLTILGYSLYDTVVVFDGLKEASKDITKQTRWTYSEIANRSLNGTLVRSINTTVVALLPVAGLLFIGGGFLGAGMLNDISLSLFVGLAAGAYSSIFIATPLVADLKERDPQMKALKKRVLAKRAQAMQKGEPTEAEEAEAAEAAGAFDAEPEDAAPAGAVVGQRRQPTRGRGKRR; this comes from the coding sequence ATGTCACGACTCGGCAGCCTGGGCGCGCGCCTGTACCGCGGTGAGGTCGGGTACGACTTCGTCGGCAAGCGGATGCTCTGGTACGGCGTCTCCATCCTGATCACCATCACGGCCGTCGTCGGCCTGGCGGTGCAGGGTCTCAACATGGGCATCGAGTTCAAGGGCGGCGTGGTCGTCACGACGCCCAAGCTCTCGGTGTCCACCGAGGAGGCGCGGGACACCGCGGAGGAGATCTCCGGGCACATCCCGATCGTCCAGGAGCTCGGCAGCGGTGGCCTGCGCATCCAGATCAGCGATGTGTCCACCTCGGAGTCCAACAAGATCAAGACCGAGCTGGCGTCCGACCTCGGCGTCGCCACCAACGACCTGAACGTCGACGTCGTCGGCCCGAGCTGGGGCGAGCAGATCGCCAACAAGGCCTGGATGGGCCTCGGCATCTTCATGGTCCTGGTGGTGGTCTACCTCGCCATCGCCTTCGAGTGGCGCATGGCCGTCGCCGCGCTGATCGCGCTGATCCATGACCTGACCATCACCGTCGGCATCTACGCCCTGGTGGGCTTCGAGGTCACCCCGGGCACCGTGATCGGTCTGCTGACCATCCTCGGATACTCCCTCTACGACACCGTCGTCGTCTTCGACGGTCTGAAGGAGGCGTCGAAGGACATCACCAAGCAGACCCGCTGGACGTACAGCGAGATCGCCAACCGCAGCCTCAACGGCACCCTGGTCCGCTCCATCAACACCACGGTCGTGGCGCTGCTGCCGGTGGCCGGCCTGCTGTTCATCGGTGGTGGCTTCCTCGGCGCCGGCATGCTCAACGACATCTCGCTGTCGCTGTTCGTGGGCCTCGCGGCCGGTGCGTACTCGTCGATCTTCATCGCCACGCCGCTCGTCGCCGACCTGAAGGAACGCGACCCGCAGATGAAGGCGCTGAAGAAGCGGGTCCTGGCCAAGCGTGCCCAGGCCATGCAGAAGGGCGAGCCCACGGAGGCGGAGGAGGCCGAGGCGGCCGAGGCCGCCGGAGCCTTCGACGCCGAGCCCGAGGACGCCGCCCCCGCGGGCGCCGTCGTCGGCCAGCGCCGCCAGCCCACCCGCGGGCGGGGCAAGCGCCGATGA
- a CDS encoding adenine phosphoribosyltransferase, whose protein sequence is MTVTTRELLLSRIRDVADYPIPGVTFKDITPLLADPEAFTALTGALAELCVRHGATKIVGLEARGFILAAPVAVTAKLGFVPVRKAGKLPGATLSQAYELEYGTAEIEVHAEDLLPGDRVMVIDDVLATGGTAEASLELIRRAGADVAGVAVLMELGFLGGRARLEPALAGAPLEALITL, encoded by the coding sequence ATGACGGTCACCACGCGGGAGCTCCTGCTCAGCCGCATCCGGGACGTCGCGGACTACCCGATCCCCGGCGTGACGTTCAAGGACATCACGCCGCTGCTGGCGGATCCGGAGGCGTTCACCGCCCTCACCGGGGCGCTGGCCGAGCTGTGCGTACGGCACGGGGCGACCAAGATCGTCGGCCTGGAGGCGCGCGGGTTCATCCTCGCCGCTCCGGTCGCCGTCACCGCGAAGCTGGGCTTCGTCCCGGTGCGCAAGGCGGGCAAGCTCCCCGGGGCGACGCTCAGCCAGGCGTACGAGCTGGAGTACGGCACCGCCGAGATCGAGGTGCACGCCGAGGACCTGCTCCCCGGCGACCGCGTCATGGTCATCGACGACGTCCTCGCCACCGGCGGCACCGCCGAGGCCTCCCTGGAGCTGATCCGGCGGGCCGGCGCGGACGTCGCGGGCGTCGCCGTGCTCATGGAGCTGGGTTTCCTCGGCGGCCGCGCCCGCCTGGAGCCCGCCCTGGCCGGCGCCCCGCTGGAGGCGCTGATCACGCTCTGA